In a single window of the Saccharothrix australiensis genome:
- the tyrS gene encoding tyrosine--tRNA ligase, translated as MSEHILDELSWRGLIAQSTDLDALRKDLDAGPLTLYAGFDPTAPSLHAGNLVPLLMLRRFQRAGHRPIVLAGGATGMIGDPRDTAERSLNPLDTVAEWAGRIRGQLERFVEFDDGPTGAVVVNNLDWTAGVSVLEFLRDIGKHFSVNVMLARETVKRRLDGDGMSYTEFSYLLLQSHDYLRLHREYGTRLQVGGSDQWGNIVGGVDLVRKVDGKSVHALTAPLVTDAEGRKFGKSTGGGNVWLDPAMTSPYAWYQYFVNVGDADVLRYLRLFTFLSRDEIAELERQTAEAPHLRAAQKKLAQEFTDLVHGERETRQVVAASQALFGRGELRELDLSTLEAAMAEAPTGEVRLADSPTIVDLLVVSGLADSKGAARRTVKEGGAYVNNAKVVDEEWVPARDDLLHGSWLVVRRGKRNTAGVRVLV; from the coding sequence GTGAGTGAGCACATCCTCGACGAGCTGTCCTGGCGCGGCCTGATCGCGCAGTCCACCGACCTCGACGCCCTGCGGAAGGACCTCGACGCGGGCCCGCTCACCCTCTATGCCGGGTTCGACCCCACCGCGCCCAGCCTCCACGCCGGCAACCTGGTCCCGCTGCTCATGCTGCGCCGCTTCCAGCGCGCCGGGCACCGGCCGATCGTCCTGGCGGGCGGCGCGACCGGCATGATCGGCGACCCCCGCGACACCGCCGAGCGGTCCCTGAACCCGCTGGACACCGTCGCCGAGTGGGCAGGGCGCATCCGCGGCCAGCTGGAGCGGTTCGTGGAGTTCGACGACGGGCCCACCGGGGCCGTCGTGGTCAACAACCTCGACTGGACGGCCGGCGTGTCCGTCCTGGAGTTCCTGCGCGACATCGGCAAGCACTTCTCCGTCAACGTCATGCTCGCCCGCGAGACCGTGAAGCGGCGGCTCGACGGCGACGGCATGTCGTACACGGAGTTCAGCTACCTGCTGCTCCAGTCGCACGACTACCTCCGGCTGCACCGCGAGTACGGCACGCGGCTCCAGGTCGGCGGCTCCGACCAGTGGGGCAACATCGTCGGCGGCGTCGACCTGGTCCGGAAGGTCGACGGCAAGTCCGTGCACGCCCTGACCGCGCCGCTGGTCACCGACGCCGAGGGGCGCAAGTTCGGCAAGTCCACCGGCGGCGGCAACGTCTGGCTCGACCCGGCGATGACCTCGCCGTACGCCTGGTACCAGTACTTCGTGAACGTGGGCGACGCCGACGTGCTGCGGTACCTGCGGCTGTTCACGTTCCTGTCGCGGGACGAGATCGCCGAGCTGGAGCGGCAGACCGCCGAGGCGCCGCACCTGCGGGCCGCGCAGAAGAAGCTCGCCCAGGAGTTCACCGACCTGGTGCACGGCGAGCGCGAGACGCGACAGGTGGTCGCGGCCAGCCAGGCGCTGTTCGGGCGCGGCGAGCTGCGGGAGCTGGACCTGTCGACGCTGGAGGCCGCGATGGCCGAGGCCCCGACCGGCGAGGTGCGCCTGGCGGACTCGCCGACCATCGTGGACCTGCTGGTGGTCTCCGGGCTGGCGGACAGCAAGGGCGCGGCGCGGCGCACCGTCAAGGAGGGCGGCGCGTACGTGAACAACGCGAAGGTCGTCGACGAGGAGTGGGTGCCGGCCAGGGACGACCTGCTGCACGGGTCGTGGCTGGTCGTGCGCCGGGGCAAGCGGAACACGGCCGGCGTGCGGGTTCTGGTGTGA
- a CDS encoding EF-hand domain-containing protein, which produces MASDLQKRKSAIVFSAMDSNDDGCLERADFEALTDRWVALRRGDGGEDRLRELMMTWWDTLRAASDGNSDERVTFDELLSVVDNLGTMLDLVVATAESMFEAVDEDGDGEISAEEYGRMIRAWTGRETPTDAAFARLDLNGDGHVSKGEFARHWVEFWAGDDEDAPGTHVFGEV; this is translated from the coding sequence GTGGCCAGCGACTTGCAGAAGCGGAAGAGCGCCATCGTCTTCAGCGCGATGGACAGCAACGACGACGGGTGCCTGGAACGGGCGGACTTCGAGGCGCTCACCGACCGGTGGGTGGCCCTGCGCCGCGGCGACGGCGGGGAGGACCGGCTGCGCGAGCTGATGATGACCTGGTGGGACACGCTGCGCGCGGCGTCGGACGGCAACTCGGACGAGCGGGTCACGTTCGACGAGCTGCTGTCGGTGGTGGACAACCTGGGCACCATGCTGGACCTCGTGGTGGCGACCGCGGAGTCCATGTTCGAGGCGGTGGACGAGGACGGCGACGGCGAGATCTCCGCCGAGGAGTACGGCCGGATGATCCGCGCGTGGACGGGTCGGGAGACCCCCACCGACGCCGCCTTCGCCCGGCTGGACCTCAACGGCGACGGGCACGTCTCGAAGGGCGAGTTCGCCCGGCACTGGGTGGAGTTCTGGGCCGGTGACGACGAGGACGCGCCCGGCACGCACGTCTTCGGCGAGGTCTAG
- a CDS encoding DNA-3-methyladenine glycosylase, which translates to MARQLTEGELAVDPVDAARLLLGSVIESTTPEGVVGVRIVEVEAYRGGDDPASHCYRGRTPRNDVMFGPAGRLYVYFVYGMHFCANVVSLTDGVPGAVLLRAGEVVTGVELAGRRRPTARSRAELAKGPARLTSVLGLDRAHNGIDLTAPDASVRLLAGDPVTEVRTGPRVGVAVAVDVPWRFWVDSPAVSTYRRGTRRTRNGAPGGTGGGTA; encoded by the coding sequence GTGGCTAGACAGCTCACCGAGGGGGAGCTGGCGGTCGACCCCGTGGACGCCGCGCGGCTCCTGCTCGGCTCCGTCATCGAGAGCACCACGCCCGAGGGCGTGGTCGGCGTGCGGATCGTGGAGGTCGAGGCGTACCGGGGCGGCGACGACCCGGCGTCGCACTGCTACCGGGGGCGCACCCCGCGCAACGACGTCATGTTCGGCCCGGCCGGCCGGCTGTACGTGTACTTCGTGTACGGGATGCACTTCTGCGCCAACGTGGTGTCCCTCACCGACGGCGTGCCCGGCGCGGTGCTGCTGCGGGCGGGCGAGGTCGTCACCGGCGTCGAACTGGCCGGGCGGCGCCGCCCGACCGCCCGCAGCCGGGCCGAGCTGGCGAAGGGCCCGGCCCGGCTGACCAGCGTCCTCGGCCTGGACCGGGCGCACAACGGCATCGACCTCACGGCGCCCGACGCGTCCGTGCGGCTGCTCGCCGGCGACCCGGTGACGGAGGTCCGCACCGGGCCGCGCGTCGGCGTCGCCGTGGCGGTGGACGTGCCGTGGCGGTTCTGGGTCGACTCGCCCGCCGTCAGCACCTACCGCCGGGGCACCCGGCGCACCCGCAACGGCGCGCCCGGCGGCACGGGCGGCGGGACCGCCTAG
- the argH gene encoding argininosuccinate lyase: MALLSASTHFDWRLAPYDIRGSRAHARVLHRAGLLTGDELDRMLAALDALEADVASGAFTPVLADEDVHTALERGLIDRAGPELGGKLRAGRSRNDQVATLFRMWLRDAARRVSEGVLDVVDALADQAEAHPDAVMPGRTHLQSAQPVLLAHHLLAHGQALLRDVARLRDWDKRAAVSPYGSGALAGSSLGLDPTAVAVELGFDAPAENSIDGTASRDFAAEIAFVLAMIGVDLSRIAEEVIIWTTAEFRFAVLDDAWATGSSIMPQKKNPDVAELTRGKSGRLIGNLTGLLATLKAQPLAYNRDLQEDKEPLFDSVEQLELLLPALAGMIATMRFDTARMAEVAPAGFTLATDIAEWLVRQGVPFRVAHEAAGGCVRAAEARGVGLDELTDAEFAEVSPHLTPGVRDVLTVAGSIASRDAHGGTAPARVAEQLKRLRDKAHLARRG, from the coding sequence ATGGCACTGCTGTCCGCGTCGACGCACTTCGACTGGCGACTCGCCCCCTACGACATCAGGGGCTCCCGCGCGCACGCCCGCGTGCTGCACCGCGCGGGCCTGCTGACCGGGGACGAGCTGGACCGGATGCTCGCGGCGCTGGACGCCCTGGAGGCCGACGTGGCCTCCGGCGCGTTCACGCCCGTGCTCGCCGACGAGGACGTCCACACCGCCCTCGAACGCGGCCTGATCGACCGCGCCGGACCCGAGCTGGGCGGCAAGCTGCGCGCCGGCCGGTCCCGCAACGACCAGGTCGCCACCCTGTTCCGGATGTGGCTGCGCGACGCCGCCCGCCGCGTGTCCGAGGGCGTCCTGGACGTCGTGGACGCCCTCGCCGACCAGGCCGAGGCGCACCCCGACGCCGTCATGCCCGGCCGCACCCACCTCCAGTCCGCGCAGCCCGTGCTGCTCGCCCACCACCTCCTGGCGCACGGCCAGGCGCTGCTGCGCGACGTCGCCCGCCTGCGCGACTGGGACAAGCGGGCCGCCGTGTCACCGTACGGCTCGGGCGCGCTCGCCGGCTCGTCCCTCGGCCTCGACCCGACCGCCGTGGCCGTGGAGCTGGGCTTCGACGCGCCCGCCGAGAACTCCATCGACGGCACGGCCTCGCGGGACTTCGCCGCGGAGATCGCGTTCGTGCTCGCGATGATCGGCGTCGACCTGTCCCGGATCGCCGAAGAGGTGATCATCTGGACCACCGCCGAGTTCCGCTTCGCCGTGCTCGACGACGCGTGGGCCACCGGCAGCTCGATCATGCCGCAGAAGAAGAACCCGGACGTCGCCGAGCTGACCCGCGGCAAGTCCGGCCGCCTCATCGGCAACCTCACCGGGCTGCTGGCCACGCTCAAGGCCCAGCCCCTCGCCTACAACCGCGACCTCCAGGAGGACAAGGAGCCGCTGTTCGACTCCGTCGAGCAGCTGGAGCTCCTGCTGCCCGCCCTGGCCGGGATGATCGCCACCATGCGGTTCGACACCGCCCGCATGGCCGAGGTCGCGCCCGCCGGGTTCACCCTCGCCACCGACATCGCCGAGTGGCTGGTGCGGCAGGGCGTCCCGTTCCGCGTCGCGCACGAGGCCGCCGGCGGGTGCGTCCGCGCGGCCGAGGCGCGCGGCGTCGGGCTCGACGAGCTGACCGACGCCGAGTTCGCCGAGGTCTCGCCGCACCTCACGCCGGGTGTGCGCGACGTGCTGACCGTCGCGGGCTCGATCGCGTCCCGCGACGCGCACGGCGGCACCGCGCCCGCCAGGGTGGCCGAGCAGCTCAAGCGGCTGCGCGACAAGGCGCACCTGGCCCGCCGTGGCTAG
- a CDS encoding argininosuccinate synthase domain-containing protein — MRDRVVPGGPDTPAATGRNAEGTGAAVVAAAADRGEPVHGGPPPAPLKYALGGFTGTTRRHAPGEVRLVLHGGRAVVTGRRGEGSRHGRGLATHDERDTSDQPLAEGFVRSWGLPSKIAAKRDLNK; from the coding sequence ATGCGTGACCGGGTCGTGCCCGGCGGGCCGGACACCCCCGCCGCGACCGGCCGGAACGCCGAGGGGACCGGGGCCGCCGTCGTCGCGGCGGCCGCCGACCGGGGCGAACCGGTGCACGGCGGACCGCCGCCCGCACCGCTGAAGTACGCTCTGGGCGGCTTCACCGGGACGACCCGGCGGCACGCGCCGGGCGAGGTGCGGCTCGTCCTGCACGGCGGTCGCGCGGTCGTCACCGGTCGGCGCGGCGAGGGGTCGCGGCACGGCCGCGGACTCGCCACCCACGACGAGCGCGACACCTCCGACCAGCCGCTCGCCGAGGGCTTCGTCCGGTCGTGGGGCCTGCCGAGCAAGATCGCCGCGAAGAGGGACCTGAACAAGTGA
- a CDS encoding arginine repressor, with protein sequence MTRTARQARIVELISRRAIRSQSELAKTLAAEGIEVTQATLSRDLDELGAVKLRGADGGAPVYVIPEDGSPVRGVQGGTSRLARVLGELLVSADWSGNLAVLRTPPGAAQFLASALDRSALDEVVGTIAGDDTIVVVAREPLTGAGLAARLTALAAGPDQPPPGGTDA encoded by the coding sequence GTGACGCGCACCGCCCGCCAGGCCCGCATCGTCGAGCTGATCAGCAGGCGGGCCATCCGCAGCCAGTCCGAGCTGGCGAAGACGCTCGCGGCGGAGGGCATCGAGGTCACCCAGGCCACCCTGTCCCGCGACCTGGACGAGCTCGGCGCGGTGAAGCTGCGCGGGGCCGACGGCGGCGCGCCGGTCTACGTCATCCCCGAGGACGGCAGCCCCGTGCGCGGCGTCCAGGGCGGCACCTCCCGCCTCGCCCGCGTCCTCGGCGAACTGCTGGTCTCCGCCGACTGGTCGGGCAACCTGGCGGTGCTGCGCACCCCGCCCGGCGCGGCGCAGTTCCTGGCCAGCGCCCTCGACCGCTCCGCGCTCGACGAGGTCGTCGGCACCATCGCCGGCGACGACACCATCGTCGTCGTCGCGCGGGAGCCGCTCACCGGGGCGGGACTGGCGGCGCGCCTGACCGCGCTCGCCGCCGGACCCGACCAGCCGCCGCCGGGGGGGACCGATGCGTGA
- the argF gene encoding ornithine carbamoyltransferase translates to MVRHFLRDDDLDPAEQAEVLDLADAFKADRLGAKPLAGPKSVAVIFEKNSTRTRLSFEVGIAQLGGNPVIVDGRSMQLGREETIEDTSRILSGYVDAVVWRTFAQKRIDAMASVSRVPVINALTDEFHPCQVLADLQTIRRARGRLAGLTVTYLGDGANNMANSLLLGGTTAGMHVRVAAPEHFRPAEWVLDDARKRAVETGGSVEVITDPRAAVDGADVLVTDTWTSMGQENDGRDRVGPFRPYQLNAALVAATGVETTVLHCLPAHRGWEITDEVLDGPDSAVWDEAENRLHAQKAVLVWLLEHSRVPPGAAP, encoded by the coding sequence ATGGTGCGCCACTTCCTGCGCGACGACGACCTGGACCCGGCCGAGCAGGCCGAGGTCCTCGACCTCGCGGACGCGTTCAAGGCCGACCGGCTCGGCGCCAAACCGCTGGCCGGGCCCAAGTCCGTGGCGGTGATCTTCGAAAAGAACTCGACCCGCACCCGCCTGTCGTTCGAGGTCGGCATCGCGCAGCTCGGCGGCAACCCGGTGATCGTCGACGGCCGCTCCATGCAGCTGGGCCGCGAGGAGACCATCGAGGACACCTCGCGCATCCTGTCCGGCTACGTCGACGCGGTGGTGTGGCGGACGTTCGCGCAGAAGCGCATCGACGCGATGGCGTCGGTGTCCCGCGTCCCCGTGATCAACGCGCTGACCGACGAGTTCCACCCGTGCCAGGTGCTGGCCGACCTCCAGACCATCCGCCGCGCGCGCGGCAGGCTCGCCGGCCTCACCGTCACCTACCTCGGCGACGGCGCGAACAACATGGCCAACTCGCTCCTGCTCGGCGGCACGACGGCCGGGATGCACGTCCGCGTCGCCGCGCCCGAGCACTTCCGGCCCGCCGAGTGGGTCCTCGACGACGCCCGCAAGCGCGCCGTCGAGACCGGCGGCTCCGTCGAGGTGATCACCGACCCGCGCGCGGCCGTCGACGGGGCCGACGTGCTGGTCACCGACACCTGGACGTCGATGGGCCAGGAGAACGACGGCCGCGACCGCGTCGGCCCGTTCCGGCCCTACCAGCTCAACGCCGCGCTCGTCGCCGCCACCGGCGTCGAGACCACCGTGCTGCACTGCCTGCCCGCGCACCGCGGCTGGGAGATCACCGACGAGGTGCTCGACGGGCCGGACAGCGCCGTGTGGGACGAGGCCGAGAACCGCCTGCACGCCCAGAAGGCGGTCCTCGTGTGGCTGCTGGAGCACTCGCGCGTCCCGCCGGGAGCCGCGCCGTGA
- a CDS encoding acetylornithine transaminase has translation MSDQQRWQAAMMNNYGTPGLTLARGEGAYVWDTEGNRYLDLLTGIAVNALGHAHPAVVAAVTAQIKTIAHTSNLYINEPALRLAERLLDLAGADGGGRVLFCNSGAEANEAAFKLSRRTGRTKVVATEGGFHGRTMGALALTGQPGKRTPFEPLVPGVTHVPYGDVAALEAAIDDDTAAFFVEPVQGEQGVVVPPEGYLQAARAITARHGALLVLDEVQTGVGRLGAWFAFQRFGVVPDVMTLAKGLGGGLPLGACVAFGAAKDLFEPGHHGTTFGGNPVSCAAALAVLDTIAADGLLEHAAAVGKEIAAGIEALDHPLVSGVRGAGLLLGVTLREAVSAKAAAAAQRAGYLVNPIQPDVLRLAPPLILAEADAHRLVADLPSFLSAEES, from the coding sequence GTGAGCGACCAGCAGCGGTGGCAGGCCGCGATGATGAACAACTACGGCACGCCCGGCCTGACCCTGGCCCGCGGCGAGGGCGCCTACGTCTGGGACACCGAGGGCAACCGCTACCTCGACCTGCTGACCGGCATCGCGGTCAACGCGCTGGGCCACGCGCACCCGGCGGTCGTCGCCGCGGTCACCGCCCAGATCAAGACGATCGCCCACACCTCCAACCTCTACATCAACGAGCCCGCGCTCCGGCTCGCCGAGCGGCTGCTCGACCTGGCCGGCGCGGACGGCGGGGGCCGGGTGCTGTTCTGCAACTCCGGCGCGGAGGCCAACGAGGCCGCGTTCAAGCTCAGCCGCCGCACCGGCCGCACGAAGGTCGTCGCCACCGAGGGCGGCTTCCACGGCCGCACGATGGGCGCGCTGGCGCTGACCGGGCAGCCGGGCAAGCGCACCCCGTTCGAGCCGCTGGTGCCCGGCGTCACGCACGTCCCGTACGGCGACGTGGCCGCGCTGGAGGCCGCGATCGACGACGACACCGCCGCGTTCTTCGTGGAGCCCGTCCAGGGCGAGCAGGGCGTCGTGGTGCCGCCCGAGGGCTACCTCCAGGCGGCCCGCGCGATCACCGCCCGGCACGGCGCGCTGCTCGTGCTCGACGAGGTGCAGACCGGCGTCGGCCGGCTCGGCGCGTGGTTCGCGTTCCAGCGGTTCGGCGTCGTGCCGGACGTGATGACGCTGGCCAAGGGCCTGGGCGGCGGCCTGCCGCTGGGCGCGTGCGTCGCGTTCGGCGCGGCCAAGGACCTGTTCGAGCCCGGCCACCACGGCACGACCTTCGGCGGCAACCCCGTCAGCTGCGCCGCGGCGCTGGCCGTGCTCGACACGATCGCCGCCGACGGCCTGCTGGAGCACGCCGCCGCGGTGGGCAAGGAGATCGCGGCCGGCATCGAGGCGCTGGACCACCCGCTGGTCTCCGGGGTGCGGGGCGCCGGCCTGCTGCTCGGCGTCACGCTGCGCGAGGCGGTCTCGGCGAAGGCCGCGGCGGCGGCGCAGCGGGCCGGCTACCTGGTCAACCCCATCCAGCCCGACGTGCTGCGGCTCGCGCCGCCGCTGATCCTGGCCGAAGCCGACGCCCACCGCCTGGTGGCCGACCTGCCGTCGTTCCTGTCGGCCGAGGAGTCCTGA
- the argB gene encoding acetylglutamate kinase, with translation MTDRTAQAKAEVLIEALPWLQRFRGATVVVKYGGNAMVDDGLKRAFAQDMVFLKLAGLHPVVVHGGGPQIAAMLARLGIESEFRGGLRVTTPEAMDVVRMVLVGQVQRELVGLINEHGPLAVGLSGEDAHLLTAARRPALVDGEPVDIGLVGDIVEVNPDAVLDIVAAGRIPVVSTVAPDADGVVHNVNADTAAGAVAVALRAAKLVVLTDVEGLYADWPDRGSLLHRVDADRLERMLPDLDSGMVPKMEACLRAVRGGVPEAHVIDGRLAHSVLLEVFTSEGVGTMVTSGDRTGEKQ, from the coding sequence ATGACCGACCGGACGGCACAGGCGAAGGCCGAGGTCCTGATCGAGGCGCTGCCGTGGCTCCAGCGCTTCCGGGGCGCGACCGTGGTCGTCAAGTACGGCGGCAACGCGATGGTGGACGACGGGCTCAAGCGCGCGTTCGCGCAGGACATGGTGTTCCTCAAGCTCGCCGGCCTGCACCCCGTCGTCGTGCACGGCGGCGGGCCGCAGATCGCGGCGATGCTGGCCAGGCTCGGCATCGAGAGCGAGTTCCGCGGCGGCCTGCGGGTCACCACGCCCGAGGCGATGGACGTGGTCCGCATGGTGCTCGTCGGCCAGGTGCAGCGCGAGCTCGTCGGCCTGATCAACGAGCACGGCCCGCTCGCGGTCGGCCTGTCCGGCGAGGACGCCCACCTGCTGACCGCCGCCCGCCGACCGGCCCTGGTGGACGGCGAGCCGGTGGACATCGGCCTGGTGGGCGACATCGTGGAGGTGAACCCCGACGCGGTGCTCGACATCGTCGCGGCGGGCCGCATCCCGGTCGTCTCCACGGTCGCGCCGGACGCCGACGGCGTGGTGCACAACGTCAACGCCGACACGGCAGCCGGCGCGGTCGCGGTGGCGCTGCGCGCCGCGAAGCTCGTGGTCCTCACCGACGTGGAGGGCCTGTACGCGGACTGGCCGGACCGCGGCTCGCTGCTGCACCGGGTCGACGCCGACCGGCTGGAGCGGATGCTCCCGGACCTGGACAGCGGCATGGTGCCGAAGATGGAGGCGTGCCTGCGCGCCGTGCGCGGCGGCGTGCCCGAGGCGCACGTCATCGACGGCAGGCTCGCGCACTCGGTGCTCCTGGAGGTCTTCACCTCCGAGGGCGTCGGGACGATGGTGACCAGCGGTGACCGAACGGGGGAGAAGCAGTGA
- the argJ gene encoding bifunctional glutamate N-acetyltransferase/amino-acid acetyltransferase ArgJ yields MTTPATAPTRDRGVTGPKGFKAAGVAAGIKESGGLDLALVVNEGPGRAAAGVFTTNQVKAAPVLWSQQVLRERRLAAVVLNSGGANACTGPEGFQDTHATAEKVAEVLGVGAIEVAVCSTGLIGERLPMDRLTAGVELAAGRLADGDAAGLAAATAVMTTDTRPKQCWAAHPDGWSVGGFVKGAGMLAPNMATMLSVLTTDAALDGDALDAALRATTARTYDRLDVDGGTSTNDTVLLLASGASGVAPDAGDFARLLTAVAADLVKQLQGDAEGVTKEISVTVNGAASEADALTVARTVAEDNLVKTALFGSDPNWGRVAMAVGRSRATVDQHKLGITINGVTLFADGHKAADRGEADLSGRDIAIVIDLNVGDGAATVLTTDLSHGYVEENSAYSS; encoded by the coding sequence GTGACCACACCCGCCACCGCACCGACCCGCGACCGCGGCGTCACCGGACCGAAGGGCTTCAAGGCGGCGGGCGTCGCCGCCGGCATCAAGGAGTCCGGCGGCCTGGACCTCGCGCTGGTCGTCAACGAGGGGCCGGGCCGGGCCGCCGCGGGCGTGTTCACCACCAACCAGGTGAAGGCCGCGCCCGTGCTGTGGTCGCAGCAGGTGCTCCGGGAGCGCAGGCTCGCCGCCGTGGTGCTCAACTCCGGCGGCGCGAACGCCTGCACCGGGCCCGAGGGCTTCCAGGACACCCACGCCACCGCCGAGAAGGTCGCCGAGGTGCTGGGCGTCGGCGCGATCGAGGTCGCCGTCTGCTCCACCGGCCTGATCGGCGAACGCCTCCCGATGGACCGGCTGACGGCGGGCGTCGAGCTGGCCGCGGGGCGGCTCGCCGACGGCGACGCGGCCGGCCTGGCCGCCGCCACCGCCGTGATGACCACCGACACCCGCCCCAAGCAGTGCTGGGCGGCGCACCCCGACGGCTGGTCGGTCGGCGGGTTCGTCAAGGGCGCCGGGATGCTCGCGCCCAACATGGCCACCATGCTCAGCGTCCTCACCACCGACGCCGCCCTCGACGGCGACGCGCTCGACGCGGCCCTGCGCGCCACCACCGCGCGCACCTACGACCGGCTCGACGTCGACGGCGGCACCTCCACCAACGACACCGTGCTGCTGCTGGCCTCCGGCGCGTCCGGCGTCGCGCCCGACGCGGGCGACTTCGCCCGGCTGCTCACCGCCGTGGCCGCCGACCTGGTCAAGCAGCTCCAGGGCGACGCCGAGGGCGTCACCAAGGAGATCAGCGTCACGGTCAACGGCGCGGCGTCCGAGGCCGACGCGCTCACGGTCGCCCGGACCGTCGCCGAGGACAACCTGGTCAAGACCGCCCTGTTCGGCTCCGACCCGAACTGGGGCCGCGTCGCGATGGCCGTCGGCCGCTCGCGCGCCACCGTCGACCAGCACAAGCTCGGCATCACGATCAACGGCGTCACCCTGTTCGCCGACGGCCACAAGGCCGCCGACCGGGGCGAGGCCGACCTGTCCGGCCGCGACATCGCCATCGTGATCGACCTGAACGTCGGCGACGGTGCCGCGACCGTGCTCACCACCGACCTGTCGCACGGCTACGTCGAAGAGAACAGCGCCTACAGCTCATGA
- the argC gene encoding N-acetyl-gamma-glutamyl-phosphate reductase: MTVRIAVAGASGYAGGELLRLLLGHPDVEIGALTAGGNAGAPLLAHQPHLLPLADRTLVETTAEHLAGHDVVFLALPHGHSAALAARLGEDTLVVDCGADHRLTDARSWERWYGGEHAGSWPYGLPELPGHRDALRTTRRVAVPGCYPTVSSLALAPAMGLVEPEVTVVAVSGTSGAGKAPKPNLLGSEVMGSLSAYGVGGAHRHTPEIAQNLSAVAGEPVGVSFTPVLAPLPRGILATCSATLKADAGDVRAAYEEAYADEPFVHLLPEGHWPTTGAVLGSNAVLLQVTVDHDLNRLVVVAAVDNLAKGTAGAAVQCMNLALGLPETTGLSTVGVAP; this comes from the coding sequence ATGACGGTGCGGATCGCGGTCGCGGGTGCCAGTGGCTATGCCGGGGGTGAGCTGTTGCGCCTCCTGCTCGGCCACCCGGACGTGGAGATCGGGGCGTTGACGGCGGGCGGGAACGCGGGCGCGCCGCTGCTCGCCCACCAACCCCACCTGCTGCCCCTCGCCGACCGCACCCTGGTCGAGACCACGGCCGAGCACCTCGCCGGCCACGACGTCGTCTTCCTCGCCCTGCCGCACGGCCACTCGGCCGCGCTCGCCGCCCGGCTCGGCGAGGACACCCTGGTCGTCGACTGCGGCGCGGACCACCGGCTCACCGACGCCCGCTCCTGGGAGCGCTGGTACGGCGGCGAGCACGCGGGCAGCTGGCCCTACGGCCTGCCCGAGCTGCCGGGTCACCGCGACGCCCTGCGGACCACCCGGCGGGTCGCCGTGCCCGGCTGCTACCCGACCGTGTCCTCCCTCGCGCTCGCGCCCGCGATGGGCTTGGTCGAGCCCGAGGTCACCGTCGTCGCCGTGTCCGGCACGTCGGGCGCGGGCAAGGCGCCCAAGCCGAACCTGCTCGGCTCGGAGGTGATGGGCTCGCTGAGCGCGTACGGCGTCGGCGGCGCGCACCGGCACACCCCCGAGATCGCGCAGAACCTGTCCGCGGTCGCCGGCGAGCCGGTCGGGGTGTCGTTCACGCCGGTCCTCGCGCCGCTGCCGCGCGGCATCCTCGCCACCTGCTCGGCGACGCTCAAGGCCGACGCGGGCGACGTCCGCGCCGCCTACGAGGAGGCGTACGCCGACGAGCCGTTCGTGCACCTGCTGCCGGAAGGCCACTGGCCGACCACGGGCGCGGTGCTCGGCTCGAACGCGGTGCTGCTCCAGGTCACCGTCGACCACGACCTGAACCGCCTGGTGGTCGTGGCGGCGGTGGACAACCTGGCGAAGGGCACCGCGGGCGCCGCGGTGCAGTGTATGAACCTCGCCCTCGGCCTGCCGGAGACCACCGGCCTGTCCACCGTTGGAGTCGCACCGTGA